From Bacteroidota bacterium:
ATGGCTTTAGTTTCGGCAGTTACAGGCGTTTTTCCTGCCAAAAGTGCATTAATTGCGTTTTCAAGATAAGTTTCTTTAACTGCTGCTGCATCAGCGTAATTATCATCAATGGCACCTATATATCGAACCACAAACTCGCCACCCTTGTTTTCCAATAAAAAAATATGAGGCGTTCGGGTTGCTCCATATACAGGATAAACCTCCTGTCCTTCGTCGAAAAGATAAGGAAAGGTGTATCCTTTTTCATGTGCCCTTTCATGCATTGCTTCGTATGAATCGCCGGGCTGCACTTCAGGATCATTCGGATTGATTGCAATAACAGGATATCCCAGATCTTTATATTTTTTATCAATCGCGATAAGACGATCCTGATAGGCAATGGCATAAGGGCAGACATTACAGGTAAATGTTAAAATCACCCCTTTGGCAGCCTTGTAATCACTT
This genomic window contains:
- a CDS encoding thioredoxin family protein, which produces MKKTIIFIFVLVLSTAAFADGLKIGDKAFNFTLKDVEGKMVSLSDYKAAKGVILTFTCNVCPYAIAYQDRLIAIDKKYKDLGYPVIAINPNDPEVQPGDSYEAMHERAHEKGYTFPYLFDEGQEVYPVYGATRTPHIFLLENKGGEFVVRYIGAIDDNYADAAAVKETYLENAINALLAGKTPVTAETKAIGCTIKTK